In Bos taurus isolate L1 Dominette 01449 registration number 42190680 breed Hereford chromosome 10, ARS-UCD2.0, whole genome shotgun sequence, the genomic window AAGGATCTGAGTTACAATATCAAGAATTCACCTGTGCAAATAAACATCAATGGAATTATACATTTTCCAGACTATCTTTTCCCATGATTAATAAGTATTTCCTTCAGTTTTAAGTGAAGCCTTTTCCAATACTATTTTGATAGAACATAATACATTACTGTTATTATCCCTACTCTATTCCCTGTCTCTATCTACTTTTTAGATGATGcacatcaaagaaatgaaaatggtatTTTCTCAACTGCTTTTGTTCCTTTtcctatatataaatatgtttggGGGAACTTTCAATAACATTGAACTTGGAAAGTTTTCATTCCcaataatgccaaagaattacTATCTTTCTTGTTAAAGGCTAAAGAGAAATACTTAGGATTAAACTAAGGTAGAATAGGAATTCTAGCAACTCTGCTGTTTCTAGAGTatttctaaaaagtaaaaattttgccAATTAATTATTGAGTATTAAATAGTACATGACCGCTTCTGAAGACATTCTAGAATTTATGAGTTGGAATACTAAAGTTAAAGGTTTCGCTAAAACCATAAAGAATGCAGAATGTAATTTTCTTTATATGGTTggtttttttaagtctttattgaattcattacaatacagcttctgtttttatgttttcgTTTCTTGACccatgaggtatgtgggatcttaactccctgaccagggattgaaccggaaccccctgcgttgggaagtgaagtcttaaccactggaccactggagaagtcccTATATGGTTGGTTTTTATCAATAATTCTGATATAacttaccacaattttaaaacaaatcctcACAACACCCCTGTGAGGTAGGGATTGCTTTCACACACTTTACAGATGGAAAAGTGAataataattcagagaaagaaataataatttcaagAGATAAATCCAGAATGTTGGTTTTCTTATAAGGCAGACTGCACTTATCAGATACTGAGTTTAACAATATGCTAACAAGAACAAATACTGCAACAGTCAGTTTTCCTCCAGAAAACAACTATCTGTGGGACCtagaaaaaagggaaaactctAAGCTGATCCAAAgaggaaatgtctgtttagtacTTGCCTGACACACTAAGGTGCACGCAGCACTTCCAGTTTTAAGAGTTTGACAATCATTATGCAGACCATACTATATGGCGAAGATAACagctccattttataaatgatgtaGTCAAAATTAAAGTGTTTAGCTGGAGGAACTTTTTTATACAAGGTAGATTTTCTTAGGAATCATGTCTTTAAAAATACTCAGGGCacaatattaattataaaataatttttaaaatattcctgttgaacaaatgaaaaagataaaactggAATCATTCCCCATACCACTACTCACTGGCTCTCTGGAAGCCAGGTTTGGGgattttttcctataaaatggaGTATTCATTTTCCCACTTCCTAATACAGACAGAATACTATGAAGATGAAGGAAAGAACACTTGCTTTGAATTCCTAATATTAAAAAGAACCTTatgaataagaataaaaatacagtTAGCCACTCCTTTCTTAACACTCAACAAAGTAGATAAATGTCTGCTTTAAGTTAATGTTGTCTATTATGGACAGTCAGCCAAAAGCAAACTCTTGCCTCATCCAGACTCTGCCTTGAACTGCTGTCCTATCCACAACTCATATGCACACTAAATCCCATCCTTTAAGCGACACATACTTTTTGTGTCAAGGACTAATGACTGACCAAGTaggaaaggaaacagaacagaaaaatcatgaaaatttttatctaaacaagaaaaaataaaattttacttgaaGGAGGCTAGGGAATATATCCAGAATAGCCTAAGATACATGAAATCAATGTTAATATTTGTGTTCACCGTATGTGATGAAGTCATTGAGGACAGCGTAAGTTTGAATAATTGCTGAAATGATTTAAGAATATGATTATATGAAGTTCTGATACTAAAGAGCAATGCATTTGTTTTAACTACTGACTGATACAACTGACTCTCTATCAATAGCTACTTAGATTTTGTTCTTAGCACGTTAATCCTGACCCCATGAGGCTTCACATCCTTTTCTAGGACAGAAGTTCAACCACCTTAGATAATGCCCATTGGTTTTCTTCATTCACTTCTTAAGAAAAACTTACCACTTCATAATCTACCTAAACTCACTGATAACTCAGAGAAATCCTTGCACCCTTAAAATGAGATGGATTTCTCTCTGAGCTCTTTCCTGACTAAACTCAGACACTTAAGGAACTCTGATGTCAGGAACTATGAAGTGTGCAGTCATCAGGGAGATTAAAGAGTTTTTGTATGCAATTAAATTATAAGCTGTAGAAaccaaatttattaaatttactaACATACTTGTGAGAGTTAGAATTTAACAGGGGAACATACAAAAAAGACGAGGGTGTTCTAAAGCCTCTCTCTTTGGTTATTCTTGACTATctagtatttaaaatttaaatatatcagAAACAATTTAGATCTATCCTCTGTGGTGAAGTTTGACCAGCTTTTTCCCAGCTACACACAGCAGAAGAATCTGTCGTGCGGTCcatcaattttaatttttctggggTTTTAGCTTTGTAAGTTTCACTATTAGAAAGGGGAATTAAGTTGACTCACAGAGGGAAGGCTGGTCATGATTTTTAAACATAGTTCTAGTACACTGACTGTATCTACTCTGCTGGTTTTATGTaccagaaaaaaagtgaaaactgtGCCACTGAAAAGGTACCTTTTCAGGTTTTTGTTAGAAAATTAATgtctgggaggggggttcaggatggggaacacgtgtacacccgtggtggattcatgttgatgtatgacaaaaccaatacaatattgcaaagtaattagcctccaattaaaataaataaatttatattaaaaaataaattccttagctaaaaaggggaaaaagtaaaggaaattaATATCAACTCAATCTATAAAATCTTCTGATACTATGGATAGAAAGATAATTTGTATTCTACCATTTTCCTCTTAAGCTCATATAAACCTCTTGTCATAAAAATCTCAAACTGCTcttaatttctttaagaaaacacTAGATTAAGGTAACACCACCAGGGTGTCAGTCCACCAGATCTGTCTGAACTGCTGTCTCTAACACCGGCGGCATCTACACTTACTACATGTATGTATCTTACTAAGTTTTTGTGTGTTTCTGactcttctccttttctctcttttaaataaaatacttttattgaaAATGAGGTATGCtcaatgttaaataaataaaatcacataatggcaacccacttcagttttcttgcctggataatccaatggacagaggagcctggcaggctacagtccatggggtcacagtcagacattctgtggggtcacaaagaatcaaacccCAGTatctgactgagtgactgagcatgcacacacatgcatgcaagatGTTGCAGAACTAGCAAATAAAcagtaattttaaattattcatgatTTGGTATAGTTATACCCTCAAACAAATGTTTCATACattataacatatttatataCTAATATAACTATTAATTTCCTatatggcagaaaatattttaaaataatcctcAGAGGGGCTTAATTCATGTGGAACATTAACCAAAAGTGATAGtttagaacattctttaaaaaagattacACTTATTTCATATTCAATTTGCTTTTACAGATTCTACAACCTGAAAAAACTTCCATACTTCCACATTGATTTCTCATTTCTAAATTGTGATTTAACTGAGGAAAAGACAGCCCTAATTAGAAGGTTACATTTAGGCAGCAATGTATCGATATATCTTTACAATAAAAAGATGTAGTATATACAACCTTAGAACTATGGataaatggtaaagaacttgaggaggaaaataatttatgaatAAAAAACCACATGTGGATTTCCTTTTTCAGAATTGATataaaaattctgaaggagaaacTGCTACTCAACCAGGATAGTGTCCACATTTTCTTGTGTGAGTTCTGACTCTAAGGCACAGGACGAATCTAACTGTTCTTGCGACAAACGAGAACTTTTCAGGGGGATGTCAGACCAGCTGTCACAATATGGCGGAAATCTCTGGGCTAATGCATTACCGAACCTTTGGCATCGGTTAAACCTATAAGATTTAcctttgtgtgtgtacatgtgctccaGCAATTGGCTCTTTCGGAGAAACTTATGACCACAGATGGTAcagctgatttttcttttccttgaaaaagaaaaattacagtttAATTCTACTGGCTCAGTGTCTTTGGAGATCAAAGACACTTGACTGATCTGCAAAGGCTCTGTGGCACCCCGGTTTGGGAGGTCGGGCTGCTGCTCATTCTCCTTGACAATAAAGGAGCTGAGCCTGCGGCATTCAAGAGCCTCGCTATTTTCATTAAGTGGATGCACTTCACCAAGGTCATTACTCTCCAGAATGGAAGCAGGGACACCAAATGGGAGGGATCCAGACACGTGGGTGTGGAGATGTTGTCTTAGATTACTACGGGAATCAAAACGTTCCCCACAGTAATGGCATAAGTGTATTTTGATACCGCTTTCAGTGAAAGTGGGGCCTGTCACCTCTGATGAAGGTGAGGGGCGGCTCTGGGAGATCACAGATTCTGGGTCACATCTCTCCTGCTTGATGGACACTGGGGGCTTCTGGTGTTCCTCCAAGGCCTGGGAGGCAGGATGGGCCCTCTGCTGGTCTGCACTGCCATCATCCAGCCCAATAGCAAGAGAGAGCTGCAACTGGGGGTGGTCACCCTGGACAGCagctctgtttccattgttattgGAAGGAGCTTCCTTGACCTCCAGCCCTGGTTTGACAGCTGTTTTTTGGGTCGTTGAGATCTGAATGCCATATAAATTTGAGGACTGCACAGTCTCTGGTGAGAACACTTGATTCATTTCAGTTGCAATGTGAGAAAGGTAGTCGGCGTGAAGAAATCGAATCCCTTCCTCCAAACGACTATGGTCCACAATCTGTTTTGGCCCTTTCCCCGTGTACATAATGTGCAACAAATAGCTGAATATGTCAGGCTGGATGTCAGTTGGTTGTATTTTTATGCATTcactgttaaaaacaaaaaaacagacccACACAGAATGAAACAACCCAGTTGGCCTTTTAGTTAATAGCATACAGTCTTAGGCTAAAGCAGTTTCTTCCTAACTTCTAATTTGACAATCTGCCTTGATGaaacacaacaacaaaagctcAGATTTTCATTGTATACCAGATTTATGGCCCAGCACCAAGTCTTCACTTATTCAATCTACTGCCTAAAGTTAAGAAACACAGATAGTCTGATTAGTTCAACATTTAGTGATTCCTAAGTGACAGGCACTTAAATTGCATGCAGGaggtagaaaaacaaataaaacagataCCCTGCCCTTAAGGAACTTAACAGTCTATTGGGTATACaaccaaaagaactgaaatcaagGGTTCAAATGGAAATCCATAAACCAATGGCATTTTACGTTAACCAAAGCAGAAAACCACCCAActatccatcaatagatgaatgaagaaacaaaatgcagtatatatgtatactggaacattactcagccataaaaaggaatcagGTTCTGATatatactacaacatggatgaatcctgaaaacatgctaaatgaaataagccagatacaacAGGACAAATTTTATATGATGCCACTTGTAAGAAATATCTAGATTTGgaaaattcagagacagaaaatggATTAGAGGTTACTGAGAACTTGAGAGTGGAGAGGATGAGGGGTTATTATGTAATGGTTAgtttctttctggggtgatga contains:
- the ZBTB25 gene encoding zinc finger and BTB domain-containing protein 25, producing the protein MDTASHSLVLLQQLNMQREFGFLCDCTVAIGDVYFKAHRAVLAAFSNYFKMIFIHQTSECIKIQPTDIQPDIFSYLLHIMYTGKGPKQIVDHSRLEEGIRFLHADYLSHIATEMNQVFSPETVQSSNLYGIQISTTQKTAVKPGLEVKEAPSNNNGNRAAVQGDHPQLQLSLAIGLDDGSADQQRAHPASQALEEHQKPPVSIKQERCDPESVISQSRPSPSSEVTGPTFTESGIKIHLCHYCGERFDSRSNLRQHLHTHVSGSLPFGVPASILESNDLGEVHPLNENSEALECRRLSSFIVKENEQQPDLPNRGATEPLQISQVSLISKDTEPVELNCNFSFSRKRKISCTICGHKFLRKSQLLEHMYTHKGKSYRFNRCQRFGNALAQRFPPYCDSWSDIPLKSSRLSQEQLDSSCALESELTQENVDTILVE
- the ZBTB25 gene encoding zinc finger and BTB domain-containing protein 25 isoform X1; protein product: MGLGSSRLPKGRLLLSHSVQMSEPGPRGPSSWDPPSQATMDTASHSLVLLQQLNMQREFGFLCDCTVAIGDVYFKAHRAVLAAFSNYFKMIFIHQTSECIKIQPTDIQPDIFSYLLHIMYTGKGPKQIVDHSRLEEGIRFLHADYLSHIATEMNQVFSPETVQSSNLYGIQISTTQKTAVKPGLEVKEAPSNNNGNRAAVQGDHPQLQLSLAIGLDDGSADQQRAHPASQALEEHQKPPVSIKQERCDPESVISQSRPSPSSEVTGPTFTESGIKIHLCHYCGERFDSRSNLRQHLHTHVSGSLPFGVPASILESNDLGEVHPLNENSEALECRRLSSFIVKENEQQPDLPNRGATEPLQISQVSLISKDTEPVELNCNFSFSRKRKISCTICGHKFLRKSQLLEHMYTHKGKSYRFNRCQRFGNALAQRFPPYCDSWSDIPLKSSRLSQEQLDSSCALESELTQENVDTILVE
- the ZBTB25 gene encoding zinc finger and BTB domain-containing protein 25 isoform X2 translates to MGLGSSRLPKGRLLLSHSVQMSEPGPRGPSSWDPPSQATMDTASHSLVLLQQLNMQREFGFLCDCTVAIGDVYFKAHRAVLAAFSNYFKMIFIHQTSECIKIQPTDIQPDIFSYLLHIMYTGKGPKQIVDHSRLEEGIRFLHADYLSHIATEMNQVFSPETVQSSNLYGIQISTTQKTAVKPGLEVKEAPSNNNGNRAAVQGDHPQLQLSLAIGLDDGSADQQRAHPASQALEEHQKPPVSIKQERCDPESVISQSRPSPSSEVTGPTFTESGIKIHLCHYCGERFDSRSNLRQHLHTHVSGSLPFGVPASILESNDLGEVHPLNENSEALECRRLSSFIVKENEQQPDLPNRGATEPLQISQVSLISKDTEPVELNCNFSFSRKRKISCTICGHKFLRKSQLLEHMYTHKAVSAKCCLPSVEFRNLASNDLKLQGKKEARLDWCPLTICISKSL
- the ZBTB25 gene encoding zinc finger and BTB domain-containing protein 25 isoform X6, which translates into the protein MGLGSSRLPKGRLLLSHSVQMSEPGPRGPSSWDPPSQATMDTASHSLVLLQQLNMQREFGFLCDCTVAIGDVYFKAHRAVLAAFSNYFKMIFIHQTSECIKIQPTDIQPDIFSYLLHIMYTGKGPKQIVDHSRLEEGIRFLHADYLSHIATEMNQVFSPETVQSSNLYGIQISTTQKTAVKPGLEVKEAPSNNNGNRAAVQGDHPQLQLSLAIGLDDGSADQQRAHPASQALEEHQKPPVSIKQERCDPESVISQSRPSPSSEVTGPTFTESGIKIHLCHYCGERFDSRSNLRQHLHTHVSGSLPFGVPASILESNDLGEVHPLNENSEALECRRLSSFIVKENEQQPDLPNRGATEPLQISQVSLISKDTEPVELNCNFSFSRKRKISCTICGHKFLRKSQLLEHMYTHKAVSAKCCLPSVEWSCMDVRVGL
- the ZBTB25 gene encoding zinc finger and BTB domain-containing protein 25 isoform X4, which codes for MGLGSSRLPKGRLLLSHSVQMSEPGPRGPSSWDPPSQATMDTASHSLVLLQQLNMQREFGFLCDCTVAIGDVYFKAHRAVLAAFSNYFKMIFIHQTSECIKIQPTDIQPDIFSYLLHIMYTGKGPKQIVDHSRLEEGIRFLHADYLSHIATEMNQVFSPETVQSSNLYGIQISTTQKTAVKPGLEVKEAPSNNNGNRAAVQGDHPQLQLSLAIGLDDGSADQQRAHPASQALEEHQKPPVSIKQERCDPESVISQSRPSPSSEVTGPTFTESGIKIHLCHYCGERFDSRSNLRQHLHTHVSGSLPFGVPASILESNDLGEVHPLNENSEALECRRLSSFIVKENEQQPDLPNRGATEPLQISQVSLISKDTEPVELNCNFSFSRKRKISCTICGHKFLRKSQLLEHMYTHKGFQQVVLHKWIYTGLSGVEERWRGKMHSLYPHLCTW
- the ZBTB25 gene encoding zinc finger and BTB domain-containing protein 25 isoform X5, which gives rise to MGLGSSRLPKGRLLLSHSVQMSEPGPRGPSSWDPPSQATMDTASHSLVLLQQLNMQREFGFLCDCTVAIGDVYFKAHRAVLAAFSNYFKMIFIHQTSECIKIQPTDIQPDIFSYLLHIMYTGKGPKQIVDHSRLEEGIRFLHADYLSHIATEMNQVFSPETVQSSNLYGIQISTTQKTAVKPGLEVKEAPSNNNGNRAAVQGDHPQLQLSLAIGLDDGSADQQRAHPASQALEEHQKPPVSIKQERCDPESVISQSRPSPSSEVTGPTFTESGIKIHLCHYCGERFDSRSNLRQHLHTHVSGSLPFGVPASILESNDLGEVHPLNENSEALECRRLSSFIVKENEQQPDLPNRGATEPLQISQVSLISKDTEPVELNCNFSFSRKRKISCTICGHKFLRKSQLLEHMYTHKAVSAKCCLPSVEVFSRWSCTSGFTQVFLG
- the ZBTB25 gene encoding zinc finger and BTB domain-containing protein 25 isoform X3, giving the protein MGLGSSRLPKGRLLLSHSVQMSEPGPRGPSSWDPPSQATMDTASHSLVLLQQLNMQREFGFLCDCTVAIGDVYFKAHRAVLAAFSNYFKMIFIHQTSECIKIQPTDIQPDIFSYLLHIMYTGKGPKQIVDHSRLEEGIRFLHADYLSHIATEMNQVFSPETVQSSNLYGIQISTTQKTAVKPGLEVKEAPSNNNGNRAAVQGDHPQLQLSLAIGLDDGSADQQRAHPASQALEEHQKPPVSIKQERCDPESVISQSRPSPSSEVTGPTFTESGIKIHLCHYCGERFDSRSNLRQHLHTHVSGSLPFGVPASILESNDLGEVHPLNENSEALECRRLSSFIVKENEQQPDLPNRGATEPLQISQVSLISKDTEPVELNCNFSFSRKRKISCTICGHKFLRKSQLLEHMYTHKAVSAKCCLPSVEMEEMAIHSSILARKSLWIEEPGGQ